A stretch of the Sorangium aterium genome encodes the following:
- a CDS encoding TIGR01777 family oxidoreductase, translated as MKTVLVTGGSGFIGRGLVKDLLARGDRVTVLTRDVGRTQAALPGARVVSWSSDAPGAWFEEVDGVDAVVHLAGETIVKRWTEEARREIVRSRIDTTRLMGEAIGKAKRKPSTFLCASAVGYYGPQPGEKVLDEDAAPGEGFLADVVVRWEEAARAVEEQHGVRSVQLRIGVVIGEGGGALDKMIAPFRFFLGGPVGDGKQVISWIHRDDVVGMTLLALDNEAVRGPFNMTAPYAQTGDEVAQAIGAVLHRPSWLRVPEAVVKLGMGDAAEIITTGQRVYPRRAEELGYKFRYARIVPALESILRS; from the coding sequence CGGCAGCGGGTTTATCGGGCGCGGTCTCGTGAAGGATCTGCTTGCGCGGGGTGATCGGGTGACGGTGCTGACGCGCGACGTGGGGCGGACGCAGGCGGCGCTGCCCGGGGCGCGCGTCGTGTCGTGGAGCTCGGACGCCCCGGGGGCGTGGTTCGAGGAGGTCGACGGCGTGGACGCGGTCGTCCACCTCGCGGGCGAGACCATCGTCAAGCGGTGGACCGAGGAGGCGCGGCGCGAGATCGTGAGGAGCCGCATCGACACGACCCGCCTCATGGGCGAGGCGATCGGCAAGGCCAAGCGCAAGCCCAGCACGTTCCTCTGCGCGTCCGCCGTGGGCTACTACGGCCCGCAGCCGGGCGAGAAGGTGCTCGACGAGGACGCGGCGCCCGGCGAGGGCTTCCTCGCCGACGTCGTCGTCCGCTGGGAAGAGGCGGCCCGCGCCGTCGAGGAGCAGCACGGCGTCCGCTCGGTGCAGCTGCGCATCGGCGTCGTGATCGGCGAGGGCGGCGGCGCGCTCGACAAGATGATCGCCCCCTTCCGGTTCTTCCTGGGCGGGCCCGTCGGCGACGGCAAGCAGGTCATCTCGTGGATCCACCGCGACGACGTCGTGGGGATGACCCTGCTCGCCCTGGACAACGAGGCGGTGCGCGGCCCCTTCAACATGACCGCGCCGTACGCGCAGACCGGCGACGAGGTCGCGCAGGCGATCGGCGCGGTGCTCCACCGGCCGTCGTGGCTCCGCGTGCCCGAGGCCGTGGTGAAGCTGGGGATGGGCGACGCGGCGGAGATCATCACCACCGGGCAGCGCGTCTATCCCAGGCGGGCGGAAGAGCTCGGATACAAGTTCCGCTACGCCCGCATCGTGCCCGCGCTCGAGTCGATCCTCCGCAGCTGA